Below is a window of Sandaracinaceae bacterium DNA.
CGAAGCCGAGTCCGGCCGCCTGAGCATCCGGGAGGTCGCGGAGTACCACGTGGAAGAGCGATACGCGGCCAAGTCGCTGCGGTGCCGCAGCTGCCGCGTGGAGTCGCGCTGCCATGGCGCGCACATCAACTACGTGCGCTACGCCGGGCTCGCCACACTGCAGCCGCTGGTCGAGGGCGAGCTCGCCGCCCGCGCCGAAGTGCACGCGCTCGAGCGCTACCCCGAGCCACCGCCGCGCCTGGCGCAGGGAGCGCCGGCTCTCGGGGTCGCCCCCAGCCTGCCCGGCTTCGCGCAGCCCGATGGCGCGCCCCCGACCCGCTGGCGGTCATCGCCGAGCAGCAGCTCCTGAAGAAGGCGCGCCGTCGCGCACAGGCGGCAAACACGTGACCCTCCCGGTAGGCTGAAGACCCATGGCGAACATCGGGTACATCCAGGTCGTGCGCCACTGCAACCACTTCTGTGGGTTCTGCAGTAACCCCACCTCTGCCTACGTCCACACCCAGGAGTCGCTGCGGGCGCTCGTGGACGACCTCGTGGGGCGGGACTACTACGGCGTGGTGCTCACGGGCGGCGAGCCCTCGCTGCATCCCGAGCTGCCGGAGGTGGTGCGCTACGCCAAGTCGCAGGGGCTGCACGTCCGCATGATCACCAACGGGTCGCGCATGGCGGACCCCGACTTTGCCGCCCGCTCGGACGCGGGGCTGGACCTCGTGCACGTCTCCATCTACTCGGTGCGGCCCGACGTGGAAGAGACGCTGCGCGGGATGCCCGGCACGCTCGACAAGGCCTTCGGGGCCATCGAGCAGGCGCTGCGGCATGGCATCCCGGTCAACGTCAACTGCGTCATCAACAAGCTGAACGCAGACCACCTGGACGAGACGGTGGCGTACCTCATCGAGCACCACCCGGGCGTCCGGCACTTCGTCTGGAACAACCTGGATCCCTCCATGGGGCGCGCCGAGGTGAACCAGGACCTGTACCTGCACCGCATGACGGACCTGCGCGCGTCCCTCTACCGGGCTCTGCGGTTGCTGCACCTGAGCGGGCGCACGTTCCGCGTCGAGCGCGTGCCGCTCTGCTACATGCCCGAGTTCGCATGGGCCAGCACCGAGACGCGGAAGATCGTGAAGGGCGAGGAGCGGTTGGTGCACTTCCTCGACGCGAAGCAGACCGTGCGCCAGCAGAGCTTCGAGCACGTGTATGCGGCCACCTGCCACGAGTGCTCGGTGCGCAACATCTGCGGTGGCCTGTTCGAGCGCGGCGCCGCGTACGACCCCGCGGAGCTGCACGCGCTGCAGGTGCCCATGCGCCCCATCGTGGAGCAGGTCATCACCGACCCGAGCGACCCAAGCTACGCGTTCCGCGACTACGAGGCTTGGCAGGCCGACTTCGAGGAGCGCCTCGCCGAGCTGCGCGCGACGCCCGCGCCCGATCCCCACGACGAGATGCCTCCGCACTACATGCGGCCCGAGGCCCCGCCCGTGGGGGTCGTCACCGAAGAGAGCCTGCGGGCCTTCGAGAAGGGCCTGCGGGTGGCCGAGAAGAAGGCCGCCAAGACCGGCGTCGCGGTGGAGCACGTCCGCACGCAGCTGCCCGTGATCGACAGCTGAGCGTGACGTGGCAGATCGCGCGTTGGCCATGACCCCGACACCAC
It encodes the following:
- a CDS encoding radical SAM protein produces the protein MANIGYIQVVRHCNHFCGFCSNPTSAYVHTQESLRALVDDLVGRDYYGVVLTGGEPSLHPELPEVVRYAKSQGLHVRMITNGSRMADPDFAARSDAGLDLVHVSIYSVRPDVEETLRGMPGTLDKAFGAIEQALRHGIPVNVNCVINKLNADHLDETVAYLIEHHPGVRHFVWNNLDPSMGRAEVNQDLYLHRMTDLRASLYRALRLLHLSGRTFRVERVPLCYMPEFAWASTETRKIVKGEERLVHFLDAKQTVRQQSFEHVYAATCHECSVRNICGGLFERGAAYDPAELHALQVPMRPIVEQVITDPSDPSYAFRDYEAWQADFEERLAELRATPAPDPHDEMPPHYMRPEAPPVGVVTEESLRAFEKGLRVAEKKAAKTGVAVEHVRTQLPVIDS